A genomic segment from Nocardiopsis sp. Huas11 encodes:
- a CDS encoding ATP-binding cassette domain-containing protein — protein MMIVPLLWREAARFPAALAGSVALLVLVFLGHVAQAVALAWSMTAVLHGQARDVFLALALILGIALLRLVLSLAQVSAAARLGGQVRQAVRRRAMRAALVPERLHDTTARDGSMRASLGDGVDGIDAYVSKYVPAIVQLLLTCPIVVIALVVLSPWAGVCVAAGVVFALVGPMAWKRMMARRGLDHWDGYEALSADLLESLRGMATLRTLGDVSGTRERLDHRSEALRRATERVMRGSLGETAVTDAAVQGGAVAAAAVAIAHAVTGQAPAFEVYLILLLSSEAFRPIRDLSRHWHAGFLGLTAIPGLERIGAFTEQRDAAAVHTASGPDGGSGGGPGGGPGVGPAVGPGVGPAVGPAVGPAVGPAVGPAVGPAVGPAVGPAVGPAVGPAVGPGVGPAAGDPSADTLTVTGLSFRYPDAPADVVHDLDLTARRGSLTAIVGASGAGKSTLFDLLLGFLTPRAGSIDLDGRPLRTCDIAVVSQRPVLFAGTIRDNLTVTGATADADLVAACRDAGILDEIRGFPRGFDTEVTEAGTSLSGGQRQRLALARALLARRPVLLVDEPTSALDADRSADVVQTLHRVARDRIVIMISHRSETLTEVAHVLSLDSGHLHRSAP, from the coding sequence ATGATGATCGTTCCCCTGCTGTGGCGGGAGGCGGCCCGGTTCCCCGCGGCCCTGGCAGGGAGCGTCGCCCTGCTGGTCCTGGTCTTCCTCGGCCACGTCGCCCAGGCCGTGGCGCTCGCCTGGTCGATGACGGCGGTGCTGCACGGGCAGGCCCGCGACGTGTTCCTCGCCCTGGCGCTGATCCTCGGAATCGCACTGCTGCGCCTGGTGCTCTCCCTGGCCCAGGTGTCGGCCGCCGCGCGTCTGGGCGGCCAGGTCAGGCAGGCGGTCCGCCGCCGCGCGATGCGGGCCGCTCTCGTGCCCGAGCGGCTGCACGACACGACGGCGCGAGACGGTTCGATGCGCGCCAGCCTCGGAGACGGCGTGGACGGCATCGACGCCTACGTCTCCAAGTACGTTCCCGCCATCGTGCAGCTGCTCCTCACCTGCCCGATCGTCGTGATCGCCCTCGTCGTCCTCTCGCCGTGGGCGGGGGTGTGCGTCGCCGCAGGGGTCGTGTTCGCCCTGGTGGGGCCCATGGCGTGGAAGCGGATGATGGCCCGACGCGGGCTCGATCACTGGGACGGCTACGAGGCGCTCAGCGCCGACCTGCTCGAATCCCTGCGCGGTATGGCCACCCTGCGCACGCTCGGCGACGTGTCCGGCACCCGCGAGCGGCTGGACCACCGCTCCGAGGCGCTGCGCAGGGCCACCGAACGGGTGATGCGCGGGTCTTTGGGCGAGACGGCCGTCACCGACGCGGCCGTGCAGGGCGGAGCGGTCGCGGCCGCCGCCGTCGCCATCGCCCACGCGGTCACCGGGCAGGCCCCCGCCTTCGAGGTCTACCTGATCCTCCTGCTCTCCTCCGAGGCGTTCCGCCCCATCCGCGACCTCTCCAGGCACTGGCACGCCGGATTCCTCGGCCTCACCGCGATCCCCGGCCTCGAGCGGATCGGGGCCTTCACCGAACAGCGCGACGCCGCCGCCGTCCACACCGCGTCCGGTCCCGATGGCGGGTCCGGGGGCGGCCCCGGGGGCGGCCCGGGGGTCGGCCCGGCGGTCGGCCCGGGGGTCGGCCCGGCGGTCGGCCCGGCGGTCGGCCCGGCGGTCGGCCCGGCGGTCGGCCCGGCGGTCGGCCCGGCGGTCGGCCCGGCGGTCGGCCCGGCGGTCGGCCCGGCGGTCGGCCCGGCGGTCGGCCCGGGGGTCGGCCCGGCGGCGGGTGACCCGTCGGCGGACACGCTGACCGTGACCGGTCTGAGCTTTCGCTACCCCGACGCGCCCGCCGACGTCGTCCACGATCTCGATCTGACGGCCCGGCGGGGCTCCCTCACCGCGATCGTCGGAGCCTCCGGAGCGGGGAAGTCCACGCTCTTCGACCTCCTCCTCGGCTTCCTGACGCCGCGCGCCGGGAGCATCGACCTCGACGGCCGGCCGTTGCGGACCTGCGACATCGCCGTGGTCTCCCAGCGGCCGGTGCTCTTCGCCGGGACCATTCGCGACAACCTCACGGTCACCGGCGCCACCGCGGACGCGGACCTGGTCGCGGCCTGCCGCGACGCGGGCATCCTCGACGAGATCCGGGGCTTCCCGCGCGGCTTCGACACCGAGGTCACCGAAGCCGGGACGAGCCTGTCGGGCGGACAGCGCCAGCGCCTCGCCCTGGCCCGGGCACTGCTGGCACGGCGCCCGGTCCTGCTCGTCGACGAGCCGACGAGCGCGTTGGACGCCGACCGCTCCGCGGACGTCGTCCAGACCCTG